One genomic segment of Falco peregrinus isolate bFalPer1 chromosome 7, bFalPer1.pri, whole genome shotgun sequence includes these proteins:
- the EIF4A3 gene encoding eukaryotic initiation factor 4A-III has protein sequence MSGSAGSGGTAGSARKRLMKEEDMTKVEFETSEEVDVTPTFDTMGLREDLLRGIYAYGFEKPSAIQQRAIKQIIKGRDVIAQSQSGTGKTATFSISVLQCLDIQVRETQALILAPTRELAVQIQKGLLALGDYMNVQCHACIGGTNVGEDIRKLDYGQHVVAGTPGRVFDMIRRRSLRTRAIKMLVLDEADEMLNKGFKEQIYDVYRYLPPATQVVLISATLPHEILEMTNKFMTDPIRILVKRDELTLEGIKQFFVAVEREEWKFDTLCDLYDTLTITQAVIFCNTKRKVDWLTEKMREANFTVSSMHGDMPQKERESIMKEFRSGASRVLISTDVWARGLDVPQVSLIINYDLPNNRELYIHRIGRSGRYGRKGVAINFVKNDDIRILRDIEQYYSTQIDEMPMNVADLI, from the exons ATGTCGGGCTCGGCGGGTTCGGGCGGGACGGCCGGCTCGGCGCGGAAGCGGCTGATGAAGGAGGAGGACATGACGAAGGTGGAGTTCGAGACGAGCGAAGAGGTGGACGTGACGCCCACCTTCGACACCATGGGGCTGCGGGAGGACCTGCTGCGCGGCATCTACGCCTACG GGTTCGAGAAGCCGTCGGCCATCCAGCAGAGAGCCATCAAGCAGATCATCAAGGGGAGAGACGTGATCGCGCA GTCACAGTCAGGAACAGGGAAGACAGCAACATTCTCCATCTCTGTTCTGCAGTGCCTGGACATACAG GTTCGTGAGACCCAGGCATTGATCTTGGCACCAACTCGGGAGCTGGCTGTACAGATTCAGAAG GGTCTTCTTGCTCTGGGAGACTACATGAACGTCCAGTGCCATGCCTGCATTGGAGGGACCAATGTTGGCGAAGATATTCGAAAACTCGACTATGGACAGCATGTCGTTGCTGGCACGCCAGGCCGTGTGTTTG ATATGATTCGTCGTCGAAGTTTAAGGACCCGTGCCAtcaaaatgctggttttggaTGAAGCAGATGAAATGCTCAATAAAG GTTTTAAGGAGCAGATCTATGATGTGTACAGATACTTGCCTCCAGCTACGCAGGTGGTCCTGATCAGCGCCACTTTGCCTCATGAAATTCTGGAGATGACCAACAAATTCATGACAGACCCCATTCGCATCTTGGTGAAACG TGATGAGTTGACCCTTGAAGGAATCAAGCAGTTCTTTGTGGCTGTGGAAAGGGAAGAATGGAAGTTTGACACCTTGTGCGATCTCTACGACACGCTCACAATCACCCAGGCTGTCATCTTCTGTAACACCAAGAGAAAG GTAGACTGGCTCACGGAGAAGATGAGAGAAGCCAACTTCACGGTTTCGTCCATGCATGGGGACATGCCGCAAAAGGAGAGGGAGTCCATCATGAAAGAGTTCAGATCTGGTGCAAG CCGAGTCCTTATTTCAACAGATGTTTGGGCTAGAGGCCTGGATGTGCCTCAGGTGTCCCTTATCATTAATTACGACTTGCCCAACAACAGAGAGCTCTACATACACAG AATTGGCCGGTCAGGCAGATACGGCCGAAAAGGTGTAGCGATCAACTTTGTGAAGAATGATGACATCCGCATCCTGCGAGACATTGAGCAGTACTACTCCACCCAGATAGACGAGATGCCGATGAACG tTGCCGATCTTATCTGA